The Thermoplasmata archaeon genome segment GGGAGACCTGGCCCGCGAGGGTCGCGCTCGCGACGAGGAGGGCGGGATCGAGCTTCAGCTCGTGGCGCACGCCGACGTCCGTGGCGAGCTTCGCCTCCACGAGCGCATGGAACAGACGGTTGGAGCGGGAGCGCCACTCGCCCGCGGCAAAGGGCGTGAACCCGTGCCAGCCGCCCAGGATCGTCGTGAGGACCATGATTGCGGGGGTGTCCTCGTGGACGAACGGCGGGATGTGCCATCCCACCGCGAGGAGGTCCGTGGCCCCCGGGCGCTCAAGGTCGCTCCGCCGTTCCCCGTGCTGCTCGGGTTCCAGGAGCGGCATGGGCGGCGGAGCGGGCTCCGGCTTCAAGGGCGCGAAGCCCTCCCGGATGTGTTGCATGGCCACCGCGGGGTCGAAGCCGCCGACCAAGACGAGGAACGCGTTGTTCGGCGCATAGTACCGCAGGTAGTGCTGATACAGGGGGTCGCGGTCCAGCCGCGCGAGGTCCTGCTTGTATCCGATCGCGGTCCAGTGGTAGGGGTGGATCTGGAAGGCGAGACCCCACAGCTCCTCCTCGGTGAGGAACTCGGGCTGGTTCTCTGCGCCCTCCCGCTCGCTGATGACCACGGTCCGTTCCGCCTCGACCTCCTTGGGGTCGAACGCGGCGTTCCGCATGCGCTCCGACTCGATCATGAGGGCCGTGTCCATCTCGGACGCTGGGATCGTCTCGAAGTATGTGGTGAAGTCCGTGTCCGTGAACGCGTTCATCTTGCCGCCGAGGCGGCTGATCAGGCGGTCGATCTGGCCCTTCTTGAGCTTCCCGCCGCCCTTGAAAAGCATGTGCTCGACCCAGTGCGTCGAGCCCGTGATCCCGGGGACCTCGTTCCGCGAGCCCACGCGGTACGTGACCCAGCAGGAGAGGGCCTTCGTGTCCGGGATGGGGCGGAGGATCACCTTGAGGCCGTTCTCAAGGGAGTCCACGTGGGTGGCCATGGACGGACGCCCGGAACCACGCATGGGGGATAAAGGGTTGTGGGCCGGGGGTCCGAGAGAGGCGATCCGGAGGCGGACCAACTCGCGGAGATGCGGCGCACGCACGGGAACCCGGACGGCGATTGACGAAACCCGAGGGCGAGCGGAGGGCGCCTCGGGCGACTAACAAGACCATCGGCTGAAATATCGTGGAATGTTATGCCCTGCGGTCTCCGCCCTGACCTTTCGATGCTTTGTACCTGGCCGAATCAAGGTCGAGTTCGAAGTCCTCTT includes the following:
- a CDS encoding pitrilysin family protein; translated protein: MATHVDSLENGLKVILRPIPDTKALSCWVTYRVGSRNEVPGITGSTHWVEHMLFKGGGKLKKGQIDRLISRLGGKMNAFTDTDFTTYFETIPASEMDTALMIESERMRNAAFDPKEVEAERTVVISEREGAENQPEFLTEEELWGLAFQIHPYHWTAIGYKQDLARLDRDPLYQHYLRYYAPNNAFLVLVGGFDPAVAMQHIREGFAPLKPEPAPPPMPLLEPEQHGERRSDLERPGATDLLAVGWHIPPFVHEDTPAIMVLTTILGGWHGFTPFAAGEWRSRSNRLFHALVEAKLATDVGVRHELKLDPALLVASATLAGQVSLDRVEAILDREVERIRKTPPTKAEMDRAKRQIRSWYRYEHDGVTYQGTLLSTLEALAGWDAGEAILAKVDRLRAEQVREVARRYLHEERRSVVRFHAQEAPA